From Watersipora subatra chromosome 8, tzWatSuba1.1, whole genome shotgun sequence, a single genomic window includes:
- the LOC137401387 gene encoding ethanolamine-phosphate phospho-lyase-like isoform X1 produces MHPLVRRVVLFWRQIIRKFLAGAGRLLPKEVPKENGILKELHDDEKESSRTQFSKEEILKIRQENYGPSCMLFFQENPLKIDRAFGQYMYDEQGTQYIDCINNVAHVGHSHPRVTQAATAQMEKLSTNNRYLHDNLPALAKRIIATLPAALSVCYFTNSGSEANDLALQLARMYKHRTDIITLDNAYHGTVTSLQEINPYKWKQTDSNTSEMYKRSSVHVVPAADTYRGEYRDDKYPPEQLTDLYVQKVKDVIDSLQNQGKAPPAAFIAESMQSCGGQVIYPDDYLPKVKRVMESCGGLTIVDEVQVGFGRVGDHWWAFQQFGEGFVPDIVTMGKPMGNGHPIAAVVTTREVADQFKLPYFNTYGGNPVSCAIGLAVMDIIEEEGLRAKAIEVGNHIVGKFEELASRHKLIGQVRGRGLFVGVDLVTNRESREPATSAAAYIVKRLRNDGVLLSRDGPDENVLKFKPPMCLTAADVDEVVAKVDKLLYELESSIPTKD; encoded by the exons ATGCACCCTTTAGTGCGAAGAGTCGTGCTCTTCTGGCGACAGATCATACGCAAGTTTCTG GCTGGTGCTGGAAGACTTCTTCCTAAAGAAGTACCAAAGGAAAATGGAATACTAAAAGAATTGCATGATGATGAAAAGGAATCTTCTAGAACACAGTTCAGCAAAGAAGAAATTCTGAAAATTCGTCAAGAAAATTATGG GCCGAGCTGCATGCTCTTCTTCCAAGAAAACCCTTTGAAAATAGATCGTGCCTTTGGGCAATATATGTATGATGAACAGGGCACACAGTACATCGACTGCATCAATAATGTCGCACATG TTGGTCACAGCCACCCCCGGGTCACTCAGGCTGCCACAGCACAAATGGAGAAACTTAGCACTAACAACCGTTACCTGCATGATAATTTACCTGCACTGGCAAAGAGAATAATAGCTACTCTACCTGCAGCACTGTCAGTGTGCTATTTTACCAATTCAGG GTCAGAAGCTAACGACCTGGCACTCCAGCTGGCTAGGATGTACAAACACCGTACTGACATCATCACACTAGACAA TGCATATCACGGGACTGTCACTTCCCTTCAGGAAATCAACCCTTACAAGTGGAAGCAAACAGACAGTAATACATCTGAAATGTACAAGAGATCTTCAGTTCATGTT GTGCCAGCTGCTGACACATATAGAGGAGAGTACAGGGATGATAAATATCCTCCAGAACAACTCACTGACCTCTATGTACAAAAAGTTAAAGATGTTATTGATTCTCTACAAAACCAAGGAAAGGCACCTCCTGCAGCATTCATAGCTGAGTCGATGCAGAGCTGTGGTGGGCAAGTCATATACCCAGACGACTACCTCCCAAAGGTCAAGAG AGTGATGGAGAGCTGCGGTGGACTGACTATAGTAGACGAAGTACAAGTTGGTTTTGGAAGAGTTGGAGATCATTGGTGGGCTTTTCAACAGTTCGGTGAAG GGTTTGTTCCTGACATCGTGACAATGGGCAAACCAATGGGCAATGGACACCCGATAGCTGCCGTTGTTACTACCAGAGAAGTTGCTGACCAGTTTAAGCTTCCATATTTCAACACG TATGGAGGAAATCCAGTTTCCTGTGCCATAGGCCTTGCTGTAATGGATATAATAGAGGAAGAAGGCCTTAGAGCAAAGGCTATAGAGGTTGGTAATCACATTGTGGGCAAGTTTGAAGAGTTGGCCAGCAGACACAAGCTGATAGGACAAGTCAG AGGGCGTGGCCTATTTGTTGGGGTAGATCTGGTAACCAATAGAGAATCTAGGGAGCCCGCTACCTCGGCAGCAGCGTATATAGTGAAAAG GTTGAGAAATGATGGCGTGTTGTTAAGCCGAGACGGACCTGATGAGAATGTGCTAAAATTTAAACCTCCAATGTGCCTAACAGCCGCTGATGTGGATGAGGTGGTTGCTAAGGTGGACAAACTTTTGTATGAGCTGGAGAGTTCCATACCAACAAAG GACTAA
- the LOC137401387 gene encoding ethanolamine-phosphate phospho-lyase-like isoform X2 produces MERNFGKTAGAGRLLPKEVPKENGILKELHDDEKESSRTQFSKEEILKIRQENYGPSCMLFFQENPLKIDRAFGQYMYDEQGTQYIDCINNVAHVGHSHPRVTQAATAQMEKLSTNNRYLHDNLPALAKRIIATLPAALSVCYFTNSGSEANDLALQLARMYKHRTDIITLDNAYHGTVTSLQEINPYKWKQTDSNTSEMYKRSSVHVVPAADTYRGEYRDDKYPPEQLTDLYVQKVKDVIDSLQNQGKAPPAAFIAESMQSCGGQVIYPDDYLPKVKRVMESCGGLTIVDEVQVGFGRVGDHWWAFQQFGEGFVPDIVTMGKPMGNGHPIAAVVTTREVADQFKLPYFNTYGGNPVSCAIGLAVMDIIEEEGLRAKAIEVGNHIVGKFEELASRHKLIGQVRGRGLFVGVDLVTNRESREPATSAAAYIVKRLRNDGVLLSRDGPDENVLKFKPPMCLTAADVDEVVAKVDKLLYELESSIPTKD; encoded by the exons ATGGAAAGAAACTTTGGAAAAACA GCTGGTGCTGGAAGACTTCTTCCTAAAGAAGTACCAAAGGAAAATGGAATACTAAAAGAATTGCATGATGATGAAAAGGAATCTTCTAGAACACAGTTCAGCAAAGAAGAAATTCTGAAAATTCGTCAAGAAAATTATGG GCCGAGCTGCATGCTCTTCTTCCAAGAAAACCCTTTGAAAATAGATCGTGCCTTTGGGCAATATATGTATGATGAACAGGGCACACAGTACATCGACTGCATCAATAATGTCGCACATG TTGGTCACAGCCACCCCCGGGTCACTCAGGCTGCCACAGCACAAATGGAGAAACTTAGCACTAACAACCGTTACCTGCATGATAATTTACCTGCACTGGCAAAGAGAATAATAGCTACTCTACCTGCAGCACTGTCAGTGTGCTATTTTACCAATTCAGG GTCAGAAGCTAACGACCTGGCACTCCAGCTGGCTAGGATGTACAAACACCGTACTGACATCATCACACTAGACAA TGCATATCACGGGACTGTCACTTCCCTTCAGGAAATCAACCCTTACAAGTGGAAGCAAACAGACAGTAATACATCTGAAATGTACAAGAGATCTTCAGTTCATGTT GTGCCAGCTGCTGACACATATAGAGGAGAGTACAGGGATGATAAATATCCTCCAGAACAACTCACTGACCTCTATGTACAAAAAGTTAAAGATGTTATTGATTCTCTACAAAACCAAGGAAAGGCACCTCCTGCAGCATTCATAGCTGAGTCGATGCAGAGCTGTGGTGGGCAAGTCATATACCCAGACGACTACCTCCCAAAGGTCAAGAG AGTGATGGAGAGCTGCGGTGGACTGACTATAGTAGACGAAGTACAAGTTGGTTTTGGAAGAGTTGGAGATCATTGGTGGGCTTTTCAACAGTTCGGTGAAG GGTTTGTTCCTGACATCGTGACAATGGGCAAACCAATGGGCAATGGACACCCGATAGCTGCCGTTGTTACTACCAGAGAAGTTGCTGACCAGTTTAAGCTTCCATATTTCAACACG TATGGAGGAAATCCAGTTTCCTGTGCCATAGGCCTTGCTGTAATGGATATAATAGAGGAAGAAGGCCTTAGAGCAAAGGCTATAGAGGTTGGTAATCACATTGTGGGCAAGTTTGAAGAGTTGGCCAGCAGACACAAGCTGATAGGACAAGTCAG AGGGCGTGGCCTATTTGTTGGGGTAGATCTGGTAACCAATAGAGAATCTAGGGAGCCCGCTACCTCGGCAGCAGCGTATATAGTGAAAAG GTTGAGAAATGATGGCGTGTTGTTAAGCCGAGACGGACCTGATGAGAATGTGCTAAAATTTAAACCTCCAATGTGCCTAACAGCCGCTGATGTGGATGAGGTGGTTGCTAAGGTGGACAAACTTTTGTATGAGCTGGAGAGTTCCATACCAACAAAG GACTAA